One Setaria viridis chromosome 3, Setaria_viridis_v4.0, whole genome shotgun sequence DNA window includes the following coding sequences:
- the LOC117850916 gene encoding large ribosomal subunit protein eL27x, whose protein sequence is MVKFLKPGKAVILLQGRFAGRKAVIVRVFEEGTRDRPYGHCLVAGLAKYPKKVIRKDSAKKTAKKSRVKCFIKLVNFTHIMPTRYTLDVDFKDVASGGPDALSTRDKKVAACKAAKARLEERFKTGKNRWFFTKLRF, encoded by the coding sequence ATGGTGAAGTTCCTCAAGCCAGGTAAGGCCGTGATCCTCCTCCAGGGCCGGTTCGCCGGCCGGAAGGCGGTGATCGTGCGCGTGTTCGAGGAGGGCACCCGCGACCGCCCCTACGGCCactgcctcgtcgccggcctcgCCAAGTACCCCAAGAAGGTGATCCGCAAGGATTCCGCCAAGAAGACGGCCAAGAAGTCCCGTGTCAAGTGCTTCATCAAGCTCGTCAACTTCACCCACATCATGCCCACCCGCTACACCCTCGACGTCGACTTCAAGGACGTCGCCTCGGGCGGGCCCGACGCGCTCTCCACCCGGGACAAGAAGGTCGCCGCCTGCAAGGCCGCCAAAGCGCGCCTCGAGGAGAGGTTCAAGACAGGCAAGAACAGGTGGTTCTTTACCAAGCTCCGCTTCTAG
- the LOC140222159 gene encoding uncharacterized protein: MVVPIVDVGAALQMVGVVVAAKGATSKVVAPTTRSRKNRSVRCASRRGTLQLVVGTASLRTSFLKKGMQQRQPVHTAAAIGSYNWYTDTNWYTDSGSTDHITSELEKLSMREKYNGGDQIHIASGAVNKGKGWEFGCKPQFGRGKVKANRQKKKAPARVFTHGIRTASGRQSAAGQRVPHHHHHPRTSRGAWKFPGPPPARAPPPRETRKYLRVAEAPATHEPTDPGRPRPASSKIKTNPDTTSSTAFAAVRSFRPSDPEPTPALLCRAANVPAHASAAEPCPRRIPPLRLAPGPSTASPPPINSAHGEDLFSSRSGLLLLSVRCSAPCLSPSSSPRRVCVFRFSLRFSPFRFRAGSFLLLRLICFAALALASSQIPRGRSACAPPCGCGAGERVGLVDLFGLRFIFPVIRFDFSSILVSILVSPSQRVGCRIVPIGSWDLGDGVRHAVVCQGPRRSRQVSLSSDPAVYWFCHSESVVSGSNHPGVISPSGLVLSSGLLR, encoded by the exons ATGGTGGTTCCTATCGTCGATGTGGGCGCGGCCCTCCAAATGGTGGGGGTCGTGGTCGCGGCCAAAGGAGCAACCAGCAAGGTGGTGGCTCCAACAACAAGAAGCAGGAAAAACCGATCTGTCAGGTGTGCCTCAAGGAGGGGCACACTGCAGCTCGTTGTTGGTACTGCTTCGCTGAGGACTTCGTTCCTTAAGAAAGGCATGCAGCAGCGGCAACCGGTTCATACAGCAGCGGCTATCGGTTCATACAACTGGTACACCGACACCAACTGGTACACCGACAGCGGCTCCACTGACCACATCACCAGCGAGTTAGAGAAACTCTCCATGCGTGAGAAGTACAACGGTGGTGATCAGATCCACATCGCAAGCGGTGCAG taaacaagggcaagGGGTGGGAGTTTGGGTGCAAGCCCCAATTTGGTCGTGGCAAAGTGAAAGCaaacagacaaaaaaaaaaggccccaGCACGTGTTTTCACGCACGGGATCAGGACGGCGAGCGGTCGGCAATCTGCGGCAGGCCAACGTgtaccccaccaccaccaccacccacggACCTCCCGAGGCGCCTGGAAATTTCCCGGTCCGCCCCCCGCCCGCGCTCCCCCACCACGTGAAACGCGGAAATATCTCCGCGTTGCCGAGGCGCCAGCCACCCACGAACCGACCGACCCGGGCCGCCCGCGACCGGCCAGTTCAAAAATCAAAACCAACCCGGACACGACCAGTTCAaccgccttcgccgccgtccGCTCGTTTCGTCCATCCGACCCCGAACCGACCCCAGCCTTGCTTTGCCGGGCGGCCAACGTCCCCGCGCACGCCAGCGCAGCAGAGCCGTGTCCGCGAAGGATTCCCCCGCTCCGGCTGGCGCCAGGGCCCTCCACCGCCTCTCCCCCGCCCATAAATAGCGCCCACGGGGAGGACCTCTTCTCCTCGCGCTCTGGTTTGCTTCTTCTCTCCGTCCGGTGTTCGGCGCCTTGCCTGTCCCCGTCTTCGTCGCCTCGTCGCGTTTGCGTTTTTCGTTTCTCGCTTCGCTTCTCTCCGTTTCGATTTCGAGCCGGGTCGTTTCTTCTCCTCCGGTTGATTTGTTTCGCCGCTCTTGCCCTTGCGTCCTCGCAGATTCCTCGGGGGCGATCCGCGTGCGCGCCTCCGTGTGGGTGTGGCGCGGGGGAGCGAGTCGGTTTGGTCGACTTGTTCGGTTTACGGTTTATTTTTCCTGTGATTCGATTCGATTTCTCCAGTATTCTCGTTTCGATCCTCGTTTCGCCTTCTCAGCGTGTGGGTTGCAGGATTGTACCGATTGggagttgggacttgggagacgGAGTTCGTCATGCCGTCGTGTGCCAAGGACCAAGGAGGTCGAGGCAGGTCAGTCTCTCGTCAGATCCGGCGGTATATTGGTTTTGTCACTCGGAATCGGTGGTTTCAGGCTCAAATCATCCCGGTGTGATCTCGCCCTCTGGCCTCGTATTATCGAGCGGTCTTCTCCGATAG
- the LOC117847518 gene encoding basic leucine zipper 23-like: MDDGADLPCQLLFSHPEVPDSFDELLNSATTTCTHTHSCNPPGPSAPMHTHTCLHTHTQVLAGGADDDDAREDDPAKPRKPLGNRVAVRKYREKKKAHAAFLEEEVKKLRAANQQLLRRVQDHAVLEAEVVRLRTLLLDVRGKIDAEVGAFPFQNPCSVGSVVSADPALCFNGNSEVAGAWEESSVPSAADCRIDEGGGMSRETDVPEGLHHPMDVVASFVSSDSLAE, translated from the coding sequence ATGGACGATGGAGCTGACCTCCCCTGCCAATTGCTCTTCTCCCACCCGGAGGTGCCCGATAGCTTCGACGAGCTCCTGAACAGCGCCACAACCACCTGCACCCACACGCACAGCTGCAACCCTCCCGGCCCGTCGGCCCCCATGCACACCCACACGTGCCTCCACACGCACACCCaggtcctcgccggcggcgccgacgacgacgacgccaggGAGGATGACCCGGCCAAGCCACGGAAGCCGCTGGGGAACAGGGTGGCCGTGCGCAAGTAccgggagaagaagaaggcgcacgctgccttcttggaggaggaggtcaagAAGCTCCGAGCCGCCAACCAGCAGCTCCTGAGGAGGGTGCAGGACCATGCCGtgctggaggcggaggtggtgagGCTCAGGACCCTCCTGCTCGATGTCCGGGGCAAGATCGACGCCGAGGTCGGCGCGTTCCCCTTCCAGAACCCGTGCAGTGTTGGCTCTGTGGTGTCTGCTGATCCAGCTCTGTGCTTCAATGGCAACTCTGAGGTAGCAGGGGCCTGGGAGGAGAGCTCTGTGCCGTCGGCTGCAGATTGCAGGATAGATGAAGGTGGTGGCATGTCAAGAGAAACTGATGTTCCAGAAGGTTTGCATCATCCCATGGACGTTGTTGCAAGCTTTGTGAGTTCTGATTCTCTGGCTGAATGA
- the LOC117847516 gene encoding protein ABA AND ROS SENSITIVE 1 isoform X2 → MDQRKAIFRAKLRETKEKQQRRIDPSLVRYNEFDQPICRVCNITLKSEALWPAHQVSRKHHEAKAAAAAKAAPAAGAGPRLSTKQEQPVESHKQKSSTLPTNFFDNQGTKRQSDGRSVRREVAVTQLKAKEASTDKPSVRLDQMAKKESQANTKGILPGNFFDYADEEEAPAPNELSTSGNIANSNHMQVKGVPDGFFDNNKTGNGTQSSEPTSFSKEAKSSETTQVKASLPEGFFDNKDADLRARGIQPQKVDMNDAYKEFEKEIQEDLQEVDDRLEEEEIDAAAEREEYLTLEQQEYRQRVDMLKKQLVESKAARTAKVNSKPVGMDTESSSDSSSEEEDDNTDFAVDWRAQHLK, encoded by the exons GTACAATGAATTTGATCAGCCCATATGCAGAGTCTGCAATATTACGCTGAAGTCTGAAGCACTTTGGCCTGCACACCAAGTGTCACGGAAACATcatgag GCGAAAGCTGCTGCGGCTGCTAAGGCTGCACCTGCAGCAGGTGCAGGGCCTCGATTGAGTACCAAGCAGGAACAACCAGTGGAGTCTCACAAACAAAAATCTTCCACACTACCTACCAATTTTTTCGATAATCAGGGAACAAAAAGGCAAAGTGATG GAAGGTCTGTGCGCCGTGAAGTTGCTGTTACTCAACTGAAGGCCAAAGAAGCAAGCACAGATAAACCATCTGTTAGGCTAGATCAAATGGCAAAGAAAGAGAGTCAAGCCAATACCAAAGGAATCCTTCCAGGGAATTTTTTTGACTATGCAGATGAAGAGGAAGCTCCTGCTCCTAACGAGCTTAGTACATCTGGAAACATTGCCAATTCCAATCACATGCAGGTGAAAGGTGTCCCTGATGGCTTCTTTGATAACAACAAAACTGGCAATGGCACGCAATCTAGTGAACCCACTTCATTCTCTAAAGAAGCAAAGAGTTCAGAAACCACTCAAGTAAAAGCCTCATTGCCTGAAGGTTTCTTTGATAACAAAGATGCTGATCTCCGTGCACGTGGTATCCAACCTCAGAAGGTTGACATGAA TGATGCGTACAAAGAATTCGAGAAGGAAATTCAAGAGGACTTGCAGGAAGTTGATGACCGCCTTGAAGAAGAGGAG ATTGATGCTGCTGCCGAGAGGGAGGAATACTTGACTCTAGAGCAACA GGAGTACAGGCAGCGAGTAGATATGTTGAAGAAACAGCTCGTAGAGTCAAAAGCCGCCCGGACTGCTAAAGTAAATAGCAAACCTGTTGGTATGGACACAGAGTCCAGCAGCGACTCATCAagtgaggaagaggatgacaaCACAGATTTTGCGGTTGACTGGAGAGCGCAGCATTTGAAATGA
- the LOC117847516 gene encoding protein ABA AND ROS SENSITIVE 1 isoform X1 produces MDQRKAIFRAKLRETKEKQQRRIDPSLVRYNEFDQPICRVCNITLKSEALWPAHQVSRKHHEAKAAAAAKAAPAAGAGPRLSTKQEQPVESHKQKSSTLPTNFFDNQGTKRQSDDSGSEGRSVRREVAVTQLKAKEASTDKPSVRLDQMAKKESQANTKGILPGNFFDYADEEEAPAPNELSTSGNIANSNHMQVKGVPDGFFDNNKTGNGTQSSEPTSFSKEAKSSETTQVKASLPEGFFDNKDADLRARGIQPQKVDMNDAYKEFEKEIQEDLQEVDDRLEEEEIDAAAEREEYLTLEQQEYRQRVDMLKKQLVESKAARTAKVNSKPVGMDTESSSDSSSEEEDDNTDFAVDWRAQHLK; encoded by the exons GTACAATGAATTTGATCAGCCCATATGCAGAGTCTGCAATATTACGCTGAAGTCTGAAGCACTTTGGCCTGCACACCAAGTGTCACGGAAACATcatgag GCGAAAGCTGCTGCGGCTGCTAAGGCTGCACCTGCAGCAGGTGCAGGGCCTCGATTGAGTACCAAGCAGGAACAACCAGTGGAGTCTCACAAACAAAAATCTTCCACACTACCTACCAATTTTTTCGATAATCAGGGAACAAAAAGGCAAAGTGATG ATTCTGGTTCTGAAGGAAGGTCTGTGCGCCGTGAAGTTGCTGTTACTCAACTGAAGGCCAAAGAAGCAAGCACAGATAAACCATCTGTTAGGCTAGATCAAATGGCAAAGAAAGAGAGTCAAGCCAATACCAAAGGAATCCTTCCAGGGAATTTTTTTGACTATGCAGATGAAGAGGAAGCTCCTGCTCCTAACGAGCTTAGTACATCTGGAAACATTGCCAATTCCAATCACATGCAGGTGAAAGGTGTCCCTGATGGCTTCTTTGATAACAACAAAACTGGCAATGGCACGCAATCTAGTGAACCCACTTCATTCTCTAAAGAAGCAAAGAGTTCAGAAACCACTCAAGTAAAAGCCTCATTGCCTGAAGGTTTCTTTGATAACAAAGATGCTGATCTCCGTGCACGTGGTATCCAACCTCAGAAGGTTGACATGAA TGATGCGTACAAAGAATTCGAGAAGGAAATTCAAGAGGACTTGCAGGAAGTTGATGACCGCCTTGAAGAAGAGGAG ATTGATGCTGCTGCCGAGAGGGAGGAATACTTGACTCTAGAGCAACA GGAGTACAGGCAGCGAGTAGATATGTTGAAGAAACAGCTCGTAGAGTCAAAAGCCGCCCGGACTGCTAAAGTAAATAGCAAACCTGTTGGTATGGACACAGAGTCCAGCAGCGACTCATCAagtgaggaagaggatgacaaCACAGATTTTGCGGTTGACTGGAGAGCGCAGCATTTGAAATGA